In one window of Pseudobdellovibrionaceae bacterium DNA:
- a CDS encoding HAD-IG family 5'-nucleotidase has translation MNRQVYVNRTLNLKRINYIGFDMDHTLVRYDSQAFEALAHSMIVKKLVADKDYPKEVLNLKFDFQRAVRGLVLDKTHGNVLKLSRHGAIRVSYHGLKPIDYKSQRRIYKSTYVDLSDSNYDTVDTTFSIAHATLFAQLVDLKDKTHAESLPDYYTMADDVLWALDMSHRDDSLKSVVRSRLQDFVIKDEAVVQGLERFKAHGKKIFVLTNSDYPYCKLLLDYAINPFLKQHKNWEELFEFVIAAAQKPRFFYDKLNFLKIDTESGLMTNLESTLEPGVYQGGCAARFTADLHLDPNEILYIGDHIYGDIVRLKKDCAWRTALVVEELEEEVRKTFEALPYTQQITTLMDKKVPLEREVDQLVSDQIENHHKKHEKKIDTLMSDISALDKQIGPLIKKQQEQFNPYWGEIMRAGIEESYFANQMERFACIYMARISDFLELSPRTYFRSFRRLMPHDPQ, from the coding sequence ATGAATAGACAAGTTTACGTAAACCGCACATTGAATCTCAAACGCATCAATTACATTGGTTTTGATATGGACCACACGTTGGTGCGGTATGATAGCCAAGCCTTTGAAGCTTTGGCCCACAGCATGATTGTGAAGAAGCTGGTGGCCGACAAAGACTATCCCAAAGAAGTGTTAAACTTAAAGTTCGACTTTCAAAGGGCCGTACGTGGACTTGTCTTAGATAAAACCCATGGCAACGTACTTAAACTCAGCCGCCATGGAGCTATTCGTGTCAGCTACCATGGCCTCAAGCCCATTGATTATAAATCTCAACGCCGTATTTACAAAAGTACATACGTAGATTTGAGCGATTCCAACTACGATACGGTGGACACCACTTTTTCCATAGCCCACGCCACGCTCTTTGCCCAACTGGTTGACCTAAAAGATAAAACTCACGCAGAGTCTCTGCCGGACTATTACACCATGGCTGATGATGTGCTGTGGGCCCTCGATATGTCTCACCGGGATGATAGCCTTAAAAGTGTGGTCAGAAGTCGACTACAAGATTTTGTTATCAAAGACGAAGCTGTGGTACAGGGTTTAGAGAGATTCAAAGCTCACGGGAAAAAGATATTTGTATTAACAAATTCCGACTATCCCTATTGCAAACTCCTTCTTGATTACGCCATTAACCCCTTTTTAAAACAACACAAGAACTGGGAAGAGCTTTTTGAGTTTGTTATTGCTGCGGCTCAAAAGCCCCGCTTCTTTTATGACAAGCTGAATTTTCTTAAAATTGATACTGAATCAGGCTTGATGACAAACCTCGAATCGACACTTGAACCCGGAGTCTATCAGGGCGGTTGTGCCGCTCGCTTCACTGCCGATCTTCACTTAGACCCGAACGAGATTTTGTACATCGGTGACCATATCTACGGAGATATTGTTCGACTCAAAAAAGATTGTGCGTGGCGGACTGCGCTTGTCGTGGAAGAACTGGAAGAAGAGGTTCGAAAAACTTTCGAAGCTCTTCCTTACACACAACAGATCACAACTCTCATGGACAAAAAAGTCCCCTTAGAGCGTGAAGTAGACCAACTTGTTTCAGATCAAATTGAAAATCACCACAAAAAACACGAGAAAAAAATCGACACTCTCATGTCGGATATTTCTGCTCTGGACAAACAGATCGGCCCCCTTATAAAAAAGCAACAAGAGCAGTTTAATCCCTATTGGGGTGAGATCATGCGCGCGGGTATTGAAGAAAGCTACTTTGCCAATCAAATGGAACGCTTTGCCTGTATCTATATGGCTCGAATTTCTGATTTTCTTGAGCTCTCTCCACGCACATATTTTAGAAGCTTTCGTCGCCTCATGCCACACGACCCTCAATAG
- a CDS encoding DUF2520 domain-containing protein: MGQVPKSPKYLIVGSGRLARHLHFYFQSLEVPHWQWARKPLREFNTLNIDDFPYAGDRLTHSLEQVDHVLLAISDQALVSWASQQHFGEKVVVHFSGSLTLPNMVTLHPLMTFGPELYEKELYPQIPFVYVSESTSFDQVFPELPNPSFPLEEKNFALYHALCVISGNFPTVLAQACFQEFEKYLGLPREVLFPFLRVTMNNILTYSESALTGPLARGDKQTIDKNLQALSGNPLSDIYESFLKFYKTTRPQ; this comes from the coding sequence ATGGGACAGGTACCAAAGTCGCCAAAGTATCTCATTGTTGGCTCCGGCCGATTGGCGCGACATTTACATTTTTATTTTCAATCCCTCGAGGTGCCCCACTGGCAGTGGGCGCGAAAACCCTTAAGAGAATTCAATACACTCAACATTGACGACTTTCCCTATGCAGGAGATCGCCTTACACATTCCCTTGAACAAGTCGATCATGTCTTACTGGCTATATCTGATCAGGCTCTGGTGAGTTGGGCCAGCCAACAACACTTTGGCGAAAAAGTGGTGGTTCATTTTTCTGGAAGCCTCACCTTGCCCAACATGGTGACTCTGCACCCGCTAATGACTTTTGGCCCTGAGCTCTATGAAAAAGAACTCTATCCTCAAATTCCGTTTGTCTATGTTTCAGAAAGCACCTCGTTTGATCAGGTGTTTCCAGAATTGCCTAATCCGAGTTTCCCCTTAGAAGAGAAAAATTTTGCTTTGTACCATGCTTTGTGTGTGATCTCGGGGAACTTTCCCACCGTCTTGGCCCAGGCTTGTTTTCAAGAGTTTGAAAAATACCTTGGGTTGCCCAGAGAAGTGTTGTTTCCATTTTTAAGAGTCACAATGAATAACATCCTCACATACTCGGAGTCAGCTCTGACCGGGCCGCTGGCTAGAGGCGACAAGCAGACTATTGACAAAAATTTGCAGGCCCTATCGGGAAACCCACTTTCAGATATCTATGAATCGTTTCTTAAATTTTATAAAACAACGAGACCACAATGA
- a CDS encoding PAS domain-containing protein, which translates to MDYSIFDSLIDGVFVLRADRSVLYCNEAAATLAESSVRRLTRGGPIYDHFKFDDETLFVMPKGEWGKDEATPYKEVAFELKSGKLGRVQLAIQPFTDAAGELRWVLMLHDVTLEEVLHKKYHKQLEEKEVVIDELKIAQEKLEAYSKNLESMVEERTRELKSANLMLSAIMDSLGQGFLVFNEGGVCSKIFTKACEDVLECNPADKNIWDVLRLDSSESETFQMWMKAVYSEALPFADLKNLAPNEYKHSENRFIELDYYPLNTDEGSIGNVVLVATDKTAVREANLALEKEKQFVKMVMKIVANKGQFSKFLASCVATISSVKTLVSQSSDLDINYLFRLLHTLEGEAATYSANELWRASRMVQEVLEPLRSGKAENPEAVIVNLKRSVNDLETSYSDFMANNEKLFTLTGVAGSRRVEVTLEEVSGLMDDLRKRGVPEEACVLVQNLLLAEPVAPLFMHMNDVATLVAERTGKKLKPMYVEGGEIRVYPAAYEELFSTLVHAFRNAVDHGIEPPEERQMAGKDEQGQIKVVVKSTDSGQQQWLEFHICDDGGGIDASRVRRKMQEMGRGNEIEGLSDHQVIQYIFDDGFSTRDSVSDFSGRGVGMSAIKASAEELGGTVEVQTQPGVGSRLMIKVPLIVPNELVVAEAIAS; encoded by the coding sequence GTGGATTATAGTATTTTTGACTCACTCATTGATGGCGTGTTCGTACTTCGTGCGGATCGATCCGTTTTGTATTGTAACGAAGCGGCAGCCACGTTGGCCGAGTCATCTGTTCGCCGTTTGACCCGCGGTGGACCCATCTATGACCACTTCAAATTTGACGATGAGACGCTTTTTGTCATGCCCAAAGGGGAATGGGGTAAAGATGAAGCCACACCCTACAAAGAGGTGGCATTTGAGCTTAAAAGCGGAAAGCTCGGGCGAGTGCAGTTGGCCATTCAGCCGTTTACGGATGCAGCAGGTGAGCTGCGATGGGTGTTGATGCTCCATGATGTGACCCTTGAAGAGGTGTTACACAAAAAATACCACAAGCAACTAGAAGAAAAAGAAGTGGTGATTGATGAGCTGAAAATAGCTCAGGAGAAGCTTGAAGCTTATAGCAAAAATTTGGAATCTATGGTTGAGGAAAGAACGCGTGAATTAAAATCAGCCAACCTCATGCTCAGTGCAATTATGGATAGCTTGGGACAGGGATTTTTGGTTTTTAATGAGGGTGGAGTCTGCTCGAAGATCTTCACTAAGGCCTGTGAAGATGTTCTTGAATGCAATCCTGCAGACAAAAATATTTGGGATGTGTTGCGCCTGGACTCTTCTGAGTCAGAGACATTTCAAATGTGGATGAAGGCCGTCTATTCAGAGGCATTGCCGTTTGCAGATTTAAAAAATTTAGCACCCAATGAATATAAACATAGCGAAAATCGGTTTATTGAACTCGATTATTATCCGTTAAATACAGATGAGGGATCTATCGGTAATGTGGTATTGGTAGCTACCGACAAGACAGCAGTTCGCGAAGCGAATTTGGCTCTAGAAAAAGAAAAGCAATTTGTAAAAATGGTTATGAAAATTGTGGCCAACAAAGGCCAGTTTTCAAAGTTTCTGGCAAGCTGTGTTGCGACCATTTCAAGCGTGAAGACGCTGGTGTCCCAATCTAGCGATCTTGATATTAACTATTTATTTAGACTTTTGCACACCCTTGAGGGCGAGGCGGCCACTTACTCAGCCAATGAGCTTTGGCGAGCTTCTCGAATGGTCCAGGAGGTATTGGAGCCGCTCAGAAGCGGTAAGGCCGAGAACCCAGAAGCGGTTATTGTTAATTTAAAGCGATCTGTTAACGATTTAGAAACATCATACTCTGATTTTATGGCAAACAACGAAAAGCTATTTACACTTACAGGTGTGGCGGGAAGCCGACGGGTTGAGGTCACTTTAGAGGAAGTTTCAGGGTTGATGGATGATTTGCGAAAAAGAGGAGTGCCCGAAGAGGCCTGCGTGCTTGTGCAAAACCTACTATTGGCGGAACCCGTAGCTCCCTTGTTCATGCACATGAATGATGTGGCCACTCTTGTGGCCGAAAGAACCGGAAAGAAGCTCAAGCCCATGTATGTGGAAGGTGGCGAGATTAGAGTTTATCCAGCAGCCTATGAAGAATTATTTAGCACCCTAGTGCATGCATTTCGAAACGCTGTGGATCATGGGATTGAGCCCCCTGAGGAACGACAGATGGCCGGGAAAGACGAACAGGGTCAAATTAAGGTTGTGGTGAAAAGCACAGACTCTGGTCAGCAGCAGTGGCTGGAATTCCACATTTGCGATGATGGCGGTGGAATTGATGCTTCGCGGGTTCGAAGAAAGATGCAGGAAATGGGTCGTGGCAATGAGATTGAGGGGCTATCGGATCACCAAGTTATACAATATATTTTTGATGACGGATTTAGCACCCGTGATTCTGTAAGTGATTTTTCGGGACGTGGAGTGGGAATGAGTGCGATAAAAGCCTCTGCTGAAGAATTGGGCGGTACCGTAGAAGTGCAAACACAGCCAGGTGTGGGTTCTCGACTTATGATTAAGGTGCCATTGATCGTGCCCAACGAACTTGTCGTCGCAGAGGCCATAGCCAGCTAG
- a CDS encoding rhodanese-like domain-containing protein, producing the protein MSEKSVVNFTNKMPNPMFPTVFDVTCEEVFEKKDGVHLIDVRRPDEYTGDLGHIPGATLITLDEIPSRKNELPTTGTIVFICRSGGRSAQASAMAKEAGLQNVFNMQGGMMAWNDKKFKVER; encoded by the coding sequence ATGAGCGAAAAATCCGTTGTTAATTTCACGAACAAAATGCCCAACCCCATGTTTCCAACTGTATTTGATGTCACCTGTGAAGAGGTTTTCGAAAAGAAAGACGGTGTCCATTTAATTGATGTTCGACGGCCCGATGAGTACACAGGTGATCTTGGCCACATTCCAGGCGCTACCCTCATCACTTTAGATGAAATCCCCAGCCGCAAAAACGAACTTCCTACAACTGGTACTATCGTTTTTATATGCCGAAGTGGTGGTCGTTCCGCTCAGGCATCGGCGATGGCCAAAGAAGCGGGCCTTCAAAACGTCTTTAACATGCAAGGCGGAATGATGGCCTGGAACGATAAAAAGTTTAAAGTTGAACGGTAG
- the ribD gene encoding bifunctional diaminohydroxyphosphoribosylaminopyrimidine deaminase/5-amino-6-(5-phosphoribosylamino)uracil reductase RibD, with protein MANKVDIPWGHDLTPDQAMTLAIKLAQMGKGHVEPNPPVGCVILNREGHLIGAGYHRKYGGDHAEVAALKSAASSNLDGAVIYVTLEPCAHHGKTPSCAKHIANLPVQKVIYGLQDPNPLVAGQGAKILSDAGVIAELWVGETDSLYDLVEMFFHNMIHKRAFVTLKVATSLDGFMGLQSGESQWITDEVARKYSHYLRAQHGGVAVGLGTYRHDNPSLDVRHEDYPDKKNTAVILDPLGESFKTLPHSKLASCHDEKDRWVVTGESAPQVAGPWQQITAPMSSHGEFDLIDLTKVLYDNGVHSVYVEGGAATYGSFLRQQAWNRLQLFMAPKIIGGNAGLGWTAETGADRLDDAWILEKSSIMDLGGDWLISGLSRQTLNDRKPI; from the coding sequence TTGGCAAACAAAGTAGATATTCCGTGGGGTCATGATCTGACCCCAGATCAAGCAATGACTTTGGCCATAAAGCTGGCGCAAATGGGTAAAGGCCATGTAGAGCCGAATCCGCCTGTGGGCTGTGTGATTTTAAACCGCGAGGGCCATCTAATTGGGGCAGGTTATCATCGCAAATATGGTGGTGATCATGCAGAAGTGGCTGCACTAAAAAGTGCAGCCTCGTCGAACCTTGATGGCGCTGTTATTTACGTGACATTAGAGCCCTGTGCCCATCACGGGAAAACCCCTTCTTGCGCTAAGCACATTGCAAATCTACCGGTGCAAAAAGTTATATATGGCTTGCAAGATCCAAACCCCCTTGTGGCTGGACAAGGTGCAAAAATATTGTCTGATGCAGGTGTAATCGCTGAGCTGTGGGTGGGCGAAACAGATTCATTGTATGACTTGGTGGAAATGTTTTTTCATAACATGATTCATAAGCGAGCTTTTGTAACCTTAAAGGTGGCTACCAGCTTAGATGGGTTCATGGGGCTTCAGTCAGGGGAAAGTCAATGGATCACGGATGAGGTGGCCCGCAAGTACAGTCATTATCTTAGGGCACAGCATGGAGGTGTCGCAGTTGGGTTGGGTACCTATCGTCATGATAATCCCTCTCTCGACGTACGGCATGAAGATTACCCCGATAAAAAAAATACGGCAGTTATTCTTGATCCGTTGGGCGAAAGTTTTAAAACTTTGCCCCACTCAAAACTGGCGAGCTGTCATGACGAGAAAGATCGGTGGGTGGTCACTGGGGAATCAGCGCCACAAGTTGCGGGGCCATGGCAGCAAATCACTGCACCTATGTCGAGTCATGGTGAGTTTGATCTCATTGATCTGACAAAAGTCCTCTACGACAATGGTGTTCACTCGGTCTATGTCGAGGGCGGGGCTGCGACCTATGGATCATTTTTGCGGCAACAAGCGTGGAATCGTTTGCAGCTTTTTATGGCCCCCAAGATTATAGGGGGAAATGCCGGTCTTGGCTGGACGGCTGAAACAGGCGCCGATCGCCTCGATGATGCTTGGATTTTAGAAAAATCTTCGATCATGGACCTAGGTGGAGATTGGTTGATTTCGGGCCTTTCGCGTCAGACATTAAATGATCGCAAACCAATATAA
- a CDS encoding homogentisate 1,2-dioxygenase, with amino-acid sequence MHHFSQGINTKQAHKAIPDGHFEEEQGHLGFFGPVSHLIRKQPSTRWTNIDGPLKPRLYDLVEYKSTDQWQRLLFNDSVSIGYQHVTVKSADQLVGERNADGDIVYFCHQGSGQILSEYGQLDYRRGHYVIIPKCVTYTVNATEPTTFLTIENRTSHYVEPDRGIVGRHAVFDVNAIGKPNLEVQESTLSSAGIDIKQIRVKHCDELTTYSFSSNVYDVVGWKGDLFPYTLHMDDMMPLMSHRAHLPPSAHSTFVARDFVICTFLPRPLEHDEDALKVPFYHQNIDYDEVLFYHDGDFFSRDNLHAGMMTFHPAGFPHGPHPKAIEAVKTKTETKEYAVMIDTRWPLKQDNFLGSVEVKDYWKSWQTK; translated from the coding sequence GTGCACCATTTTTCACAAGGTATTAATACGAAGCAGGCGCACAAAGCCATCCCAGACGGCCACTTCGAAGAGGAACAAGGTCATCTGGGCTTCTTTGGCCCTGTCTCCCATTTAATTCGCAAACAACCAAGCACCCGCTGGACAAATATCGACGGTCCGCTGAAACCCAGACTGTATGATCTGGTTGAGTACAAATCTACCGATCAATGGCAGCGCCTTTTGTTCAATGATTCAGTTTCTATTGGGTATCAACATGTGACGGTGAAGTCAGCTGACCAGCTGGTGGGTGAGAGAAATGCCGATGGAGACATCGTTTATTTTTGTCATCAGGGGTCGGGGCAGATTTTGTCTGAATATGGTCAACTTGATTATCGGAGAGGGCATTATGTGATCATTCCAAAATGTGTCACATACACCGTGAATGCCACTGAGCCGACCACATTTTTGACCATCGAAAACCGAACAAGTCATTATGTGGAACCAGATCGCGGTATTGTTGGGCGGCATGCCGTTTTTGATGTGAATGCCATTGGCAAGCCCAATCTCGAAGTTCAGGAGTCCACGCTGTCTTCTGCTGGCATTGATATCAAACAGATTCGAGTCAAGCACTGTGATGAGCTAACGACCTATAGTTTCTCTAGCAATGTGTACGACGTTGTCGGTTGGAAGGGAGACCTGTTTCCCTATACGCTTCATATGGATGATATGATGCCACTGATGAGCCACAGGGCACATTTGCCGCCCAGTGCTCATAGTACTTTTGTGGCCAGAGACTTTGTGATCTGCACTTTTTTGCCTCGACCGCTTGAACATGACGAAGACGCATTGAAAGTGCCATTTTATCATCAGAACATCGATTACGATGAAGTGTTGTTTTATCACGATGGTGATTTTTTTAGTCGTGATAATTTGCACGCAGGCATGATGACTTTTCATCCTGCTGGATTTCCACACGGGCCGCACCCTAAGGCCATTGAGGCCGTGAAAACTAAAACAGAAACCAAAGAATATGCGGTGATGATTGATACCCGCTGGCCGCTAAAACAGGATAACTTTTTGGGTTCCGTGGAAGTGAAGGATTACTGGAAGTCTTGGCAAACAAAGTAG
- the panB gene encoding 3-methyl-2-oxobutanoate hydroxymethyltransferase translates to MNSLSFLVKKSNGEKISMVTCYDYWSACLLADSDVDCLLVGDSAAMVMHGHASTLPISIEQMAWHVSAVSRGAAKKFIVGDLPFLSYRKDLTENMKAVEALVKAGAHAVKLEGAAGNLELVNYIVESGVPVIGHLGLTPQSVNMLGGYKVQGRDQQAADKLRTQSLLLEKAGVTALVLECVPSVLAREVSESLKIPTIGIGAGPDTDGQVLVLHDLLGMNKDFRPKFVRQFLSGQHLVVEALNNFHQAVVSGDFPSLKESFE, encoded by the coding sequence ATGAATTCACTGAGCTTCTTAGTAAAAAAATCTAACGGCGAAAAAATCAGTATGGTTACTTGCTACGACTACTGGTCGGCGTGTTTACTGGCAGATTCTGATGTGGACTGCCTATTGGTCGGCGACAGTGCGGCAATGGTCATGCACGGACACGCATCTACGCTGCCCATTTCTATTGAACAGATGGCTTGGCACGTTTCTGCGGTTTCCCGTGGGGCCGCAAAAAAATTTATCGTGGGTGACTTGCCATTTTTATCTTACCGTAAAGATTTAACTGAAAATATGAAGGCCGTAGAGGCCTTGGTCAAAGCTGGTGCCCACGCAGTAAAACTTGAAGGCGCAGCTGGAAATTTAGAACTTGTAAATTACATTGTTGAAAGCGGTGTTCCTGTCATAGGCCACCTCGGGCTAACACCACAATCAGTGAATATGCTGGGTGGATACAAAGTTCAGGGCCGAGATCAACAAGCGGCAGATAAATTGCGAACACAATCGCTATTGCTTGAAAAAGCCGGAGTTACGGCATTAGTTCTTGAATGCGTGCCCAGCGTTTTGGCCCGAGAAGTCAGCGAAAGTTTAAAAATCCCAACCATCGGCATCGGTGCCGGCCCAGATACCGATGGACAAGTTCTGGTTTTACACGACCTCCTTGGAATGAATAAAGATTTCCGCCCCAAATTTGTACGGCAATTCTTAAGTGGTCAACATTTGGTCGTTGAAGCACTCAACAACTTTCATCAGGCCGTGGTGTCAGGCGATTTTCCTTCACTCAAAGAGAGCTTTGAATAA
- a CDS encoding AAA family ATPase, which translates to MAQAAEVRFTEDQLRALDVLHKPGNVFITGEAGSGKSFVIRHFHRSLNAKTFPILASTGAAAVLVGGRTFHSFMGLGIMEGGVDATVRRAVSDRRVVSRLKKAEGIIIDEVSMISGPALRAAEHICRIARSHEDLPWGGLKVVAVGDFAQLPPVEADRQGKSWAFLDPVWEQSDFSTVVLRQNMRTQDHNFLSVLNTVRKGEVDSDVETYLNSRIYSIEDGEFHGTRLFPLRRQTEEFNDRQLAQLEGDLHTFTAQYVGKDRSIAQLKKCSPLPEFLRLKLGALVMLRHNDPRQRWVNGSTGWVRSISENSIRVELASGREVDVEPITLTQMNAEGQVQAAVTQMPLNLAYAATIHKAQGLTLDSALINLDALWEPGQAYVALSRVIQGGRLCIQKWSPGSIKSDPQVMDFYRHLEAQLEDTSLL; encoded by the coding sequence ATGGCACAAGCCGCCGAAGTTCGATTTACTGAAGACCAATTGCGGGCACTCGATGTTCTGCATAAACCCGGCAATGTGTTTATCACCGGCGAAGCCGGCAGCGGCAAGAGCTTCGTTATACGGCATTTTCATAGAAGCCTAAATGCTAAGACCTTTCCCATTTTAGCAAGCACCGGTGCCGCAGCGGTGTTGGTGGGAGGACGGACCTTTCATAGTTTTATGGGGTTGGGAATCATGGAGGGCGGCGTTGATGCAACGGTGCGCCGAGCCGTATCGGATCGGAGGGTGGTGTCTCGATTGAAAAAGGCGGAGGGGATAATCATCGATGAAGTCTCAATGATTTCAGGGCCCGCGCTGAGGGCCGCAGAACATATTTGTCGAATAGCTAGAAGCCATGAGGATCTTCCTTGGGGGGGCTTAAAGGTGGTCGCTGTGGGGGATTTTGCCCAACTTCCCCCTGTGGAGGCCGATCGTCAGGGCAAGTCTTGGGCTTTTTTGGACCCCGTATGGGAGCAGTCAGATTTTAGCACGGTGGTTTTGCGTCAAAATATGCGTACCCAGGATCATAATTTTTTAAGTGTGTTGAATACGGTTCGCAAGGGAGAGGTGGATTCAGATGTGGAGACCTATTTAAACTCCCGCATTTACTCGATTGAGGATGGCGAATTTCACGGCACTCGATTGTTTCCCCTTCGTCGACAGACTGAAGAATTCAATGACCGACAATTGGCCCAGCTAGAAGGTGACCTACATACTTTTACGGCCCAATACGTAGGAAAAGATCGATCCATAGCGCAGTTAAAAAAATGCTCCCCTTTGCCGGAGTTTCTGCGCCTTAAGCTAGGGGCCCTTGTCATGTTACGCCATAATGATCCGCGTCAAAGATGGGTGAACGGAAGTACGGGGTGGGTGAGGTCGATCAGTGAAAACTCTATTCGAGTGGAGTTGGCATCAGGTCGTGAGGTAGATGTGGAGCCGATCACTCTTACCCAAATGAATGCTGAAGGTCAGGTGCAGGCGGCCGTAACACAGATGCCATTAAACTTGGCCTATGCGGCAACCATACACAAGGCCCAAGGTTTAACTTTAGACAGTGCTTTAATTAACCTTGACGCTCTGTGGGAGCCAGGTCAGGCCTACGTGGCTTTGAGTCGGGTGATACAAGGGGGGCGGCTGTGCATTCAAAAGTGGAGCCCCGGTTCAATAAAATCAGATCCTCAGGTTATGGATTTTTATCGTCACTTAGAAGCCCAACTCGAGGACACGTCTTTACTTTAG
- the hppD gene encoding 4-hydroxyphenylpyruvate dioxygenase, with protein sequence MSQRSSEAFNPVGLEGMEFIEYASPDPDALEELFYKLGFKKIAQHKSQDVGLFRQGGVNFILNKEKGSFADEFRDAHGPSVCATGFRVKDAKEAFKAAVERGARPVEAAPFHSFPAIYGIGDSVVYFVDHHHEGKVYEGDFNYIGPTDVPGFGAEVIDHMTNNVPLGQMQQWCDFYEKVFNFSEQRYFDIKGESTGLISKVMRSPCKKIIIPINEPSDSKSQIQEYLDEYKGSGIQHIALLTNDIIQTVSNMRRQGIDFLEVPDTYYELLPERMPQISEDIDVLRDLKILVDGDDEGYLLQIFTKTLIGPIFYEIIQRKNHNGFGEGNFQALFDSIELDQKRRGYL encoded by the coding sequence ATGTCGCAGAGGTCTTCTGAAGCCTTCAACCCCGTGGGTTTAGAGGGAATGGAGTTTATTGAGTATGCATCACCTGATCCCGATGCCTTAGAAGAACTCTTTTATAAACTTGGGTTCAAGAAAATAGCCCAGCACAAGAGCCAAGATGTAGGACTCTTTCGGCAAGGGGGAGTGAATTTCATTTTGAACAAAGAAAAGGGCAGTTTTGCCGATGAGTTTCGCGATGCCCATGGCCCGTCAGTTTGTGCAACGGGTTTTCGAGTCAAGGATGCAAAAGAAGCCTTCAAGGCGGCTGTTGAGCGAGGGGCTCGTCCTGTAGAAGCCGCTCCTTTTCATAGTTTTCCAGCTATCTATGGAATAGGTGATTCGGTGGTTTATTTTGTAGATCATCACCATGAGGGCAAAGTTTACGAGGGTGATTTCAATTACATCGGTCCAACAGATGTTCCTGGCTTTGGGGCTGAGGTGATTGATCACATGACAAACAATGTGCCGCTTGGGCAAATGCAACAGTGGTGTGATTTTTACGAGAAAGTTTTTAACTTCAGCGAGCAGCGCTACTTCGATATTAAAGGAGAGTCCACGGGACTTATTTCGAAGGTGATGCGTTCGCCTTGTAAAAAAATTATTATTCCTATTAATGAGCCTTCAGATTCTAAGTCGCAAATTCAAGAATACCTTGATGAATATAAAGGTTCGGGCATTCAACACATTGCTCTGTTAACCAATGACATTATTCAGACGGTATCTAATATGAGAAGACAGGGTATCGATTTCTTAGAGGTGCCGGACACCTACTATGAACTTTTGCCCGAGCGTATGCCGCAAATTTCTGAAGACATAGATGTTTTGCGAGATTTAAAAATTCTAGTTGATGGCGATGACGAGGGGTACCTGTTGCAGATTTTCACGAAAACTCTCATTGGACCGATCTTCTACGAGATCATCCAGCGCAAAAATCACAACGGATTTGGCGAGGGGAACTTTCAGGCTCTATTTGATTCTATTGAGTTGGATCAAAAGCGTCGAGGTTATTTATAG